In Vibrio sp. FE10, the following are encoded in one genomic region:
- the trpR gene encoding trp operon repressor, translated as MASQPEYDNWQQLMDLVKTAAEKDQHELLLTMMMTSDERDALVARVNILCELMKGEMSQRQVSQMLGVGVATITRGSNELKAKSEQEKAAIAELLLK; from the coding sequence ATGGCATCACAACCTGAATATGATAATTGGCAACAACTAATGGATTTGGTAAAAACAGCCGCTGAAAAAGATCAGCATGAGCTGTTGTTGACCATGATGATGACATCTGATGAACGCGATGCTTTGGTTGCTCGAGTTAATATTCTTTGTGAATTGATGAAAGGCGAGATGTCTCAGCGACAAGTGAGTCAAATGCTGGGAGTAGGTGTTGCGACGATCACCAGAGGCTCTAATGAGCTCAAGGCTAAATCTGAACAAGAGAAAGCGGCCATCGCCGAGTTACTGCTTAAGTAG